The genomic DNA AATTGGAAAATTCAGGATTCGTTCATGTTTATTCCGTGGATAGAGAAGCATTAAAAGTACGTTATATAGATGGAGTTCCTTCAACTTACGAAGAAGAAGTTTCCGAAAACGTAAAACAATTCCGCAAAATTACCAAAAACACCGGTTTTCAATACAGAGAAGTGGCAGCAAGTGGGAACAACGCGACTGAAGCTGAGATCAACGCAAGTTTTAATGCGGTTTTCGACAGCGAAGCAAGTATGGTACGAGTAGTGGCTTCTCCCAAACATTCTGATGCAGTTGTATTCGCCGGTCCAGTTGGACCAAATATGGAAATTCCTCTGCAAGTTGCTTGGGACACTACTCCAGGACCGAAAGCATTGATCGCCTGCGGAACGGAAGCTGTTTCTGGAGGATTATTCCAAAGAGGAAAATTACCGAAAGAACCGGACCTATTTATCGGAGGAGATCCTCCTAGACCGGATGTAATCGTAAGCGCATTCCGTTATTTGATGGGCAAGAAGAAGTTCTCTTTTAGAGAAGAACTCTCCAAATTCATTTCGGAACGACGCTCTAAATCTTAAATCTCATTCGGAAGCTTTTACGTAGATATGATCATTTCTCCTGCGTAAAACGCTTCCTTCGTTTTCAAACCTATTCCGGAAAATTTATCTTCTCCGTTTATATCAGAGATCACATCAGTAGGATAAGAGATCCTTGGATCCAATTTTGTATGGATCGGATAAAATCTTTTTTGGTCCAAATATGAGTAAGTAGTCAAGATAACCACTTCCTGGTTTTGAAATACCGCTTCTAAATTTCGGACCATAGTATTTACACGAGAAGAAACATTCTCATTAAAATCTTCCCAAGTCCTAAGCTCTCCTGAAACTTCCACATTCAAATGAACGATAGCAGGGTAGGGTTTGGGATCATTTTGTCTGTTCTTATCCAAAACTTTTTTGGCAACGAGTAGAGCATCCGTATCATCCCCTCTTCCAGTTTTTACCAGAACTGCTTTATTTCTTTGCAATAATTCAAAACCTTCTCCGTAACAGATCAACTCTTCCGCATGGTCCAGATGTTTCCAACGTTCTTCCGCGGCTAATTTAGAAAGT from Leptospira selangorensis includes the following:
- a CDS encoding hydrogenase-4 subunit G; translated protein: MKQIQEIINIFRPAKNLNFEKMGPTNPNARGIPVPSSKKGFHLDKSIEKVCPTGGLKVSSSKEVTFDYGACLQCGHCVEVSDGQLENSGFVHVYSVDREALKVRYIDGVPSTYEEEVSENVKQFRKITKNTGFQYREVAASGNNATEAEINASFNAVFDSEASMVRVVASPKHSDAVVFAGPVGPNMEIPLQVAWDTTPGPKALIACGTEAVSGGLFQRGKLPKEPDLFIGGDPPRPDVIVSAFRYLMGKKKFSFREELSKFISERRSKS